One Purpureocillium takamizusanense chromosome 1, complete sequence genomic window carries:
- the SAM4 gene encoding Homocysteine S-methyltransferase (EggNog:ENOG503NW28~COG:E), whose amino-acid sequence MSAEPPILILDGGLGTSLERSYGCVFTPATPLWSSHLLVSDPSLLQRCQADFARGVPVDVLLTATYQFSVAGFAGTRTPDHPRGIPRPDIPRFVEAAVRVAEQARGMPRHEGGHARLALSLGPYGACMIPSQEYSGRYDAEHDAEDALREWHADRMRLFGGVADLASRIQYVALETIPRVDEIRALRRAIGAVPELARRPFWMSCLFPHAADDDTLPDGSSAEEAVRAMLDPGVASARPWGVGINCTKVWKLDALLRRYEAAVAGLLSDGLIEAWPALVLYPDGTNGEVYNTATQKWELPEDAKGESRETWEDQLRDAVLGTQQRGAWRQIIVGGCCMAGADDIKRLRHALLGK is encoded by the coding sequence ATGTCTGCCGAGCCGCCGATActcatcctcgacggcggcctcggcaccTCGCTCGAGCGCTCCTACGGCTGCGTCTTcacgcccgccacgcccctcTGGTCATCGCACCTGCTCGTCTCCGACCCGtccctgctgcagcgctgcCAGGCCGACTTTGCGCGCGGCGtccccgtcgacgtgctcCTCACCGCCACCTACCAGTtctccgtcgccggcttcgcgGGCACCAGGACGCCAGACCACCCGCGCGGCATCCCCAGGCCCGACATCCCGCgcttcgtcgaggcggccgtccgCGTCGCGGAGCAGGCGCGCGGGATGCCGCGACATGAGGGCGGCCATGCACGCCTGGCGCTGAGCCTCGGCCCGTACGGCGCGTGCATGATCCCGAGTCAGGAATACAGCGGCCGGTACGACGCGGAGCatgatgccgaggacgcgctgcgcgagtGGCACGCCGACCGCATGCGGctcttcggcggcgtcgccgacttgGCTTCGCGGATCCAGTACGTCGCGCTGGAGACGATACCACGCGTGGACGAGATCCGCGCCCTGCGCAGGGCCATCGGCGCGGTGCCGGAgctggcgcgccggccgttCTGGATGAGCTGCCTGTTtccgcacgccgccgacgacgacaccctcCCCGACgggtcgtcggccgaggaAGCCGTCCGCGCGATGCTCGACCCGGGCGTGGCGTCCGCCCGGCCGTGGGGCGTGGGCATCAACTGCACAAAGGTATggaagctcgacgccctgctgcggcgttacgaggccgccgtcgcgggcctgcTCTCCGACGGCCTCATCGAGGCGTGGCCAGCGCTGGTGCTGTACCCAGACGGCACAAACGGCGAGGTGTACAACACGGCCACGCAGAAATgggagctgcccgaggatGCAAAGGGCGAGAGCCGGGAAACGTGGGAGGACCAGCTCAGGGACGCCGTGCTCGGCACTCAGCAAAGAGGAGCATGGCGCCAGATCATCGTGGGCGGGTGCTGCATGGCCGGCGCAGACGACATCAAACGCCTTCGTCACGCGTTGCTAGGCAAGTGA
- a CDS encoding Benzil reductase ((S)-benzoin forming) (COG:Q~EggNog:ENOG503NZ6I), protein MAAAKVFIVTGASKGIGAAIASYLLGQSHKVVLAARSGDLLESVKKSHPSQVEYIAGDMTSSDMAGNLTNLAVKAFGRLDGIVINHGILEAQTIDKSAIETWKRVYDINVFSCLAMAKAGIPELRKTKGCVVWLSSGAANKPYNAWAAYGSSKAAVQSISTHLAVEEPDITSVTVAPGRVNTDMQAAVRASGKDTMNKAQYDTFVDAFEQGQLLEPEQPGHVIAKFVANPNAGLSGRCLNWNSPELESYQR, encoded by the exons ATGGCAGCCGCAAAAgtcttcatcgtcaccggcgccaGCAAAGGCattggcgccgccatcgcatCCTACCTCCTTGGGCAGTCTCACAAGGTCGTCTTGGCCGCCCGCTccggcgacctgctcgagtCGGTCAAAAAGTCACATCCCAGCCAGGTGGAATACATTGCCGGCGACATGACCAGTTCAGAC ATGGCGGGCAACCTGACCAACCTTGCAGTCAAGGCATTTGGCCGGCTCGATGGGATCGTCATCAATCACGGCATCTTGGAGGCACAGACAATTGACAAGTCAGCAATCGAGACGTGGAAGCGCGTCTACGACATCAACGTCTTTAGCTGCCTTGCCATG GCAAAGGCGGGCATCCCCGAGCTGCGCAAGACCAAGGGTTGCGTTGTGTGGCTGTCATCTGGAGCCGCCAACAAGCCGTACAACGCATGGGCAGCGTACGGCTCCTCCAAGGCTGCGGTGCAGTCCATCTCGACACACCTCGCCGTAGAGGAGCCAGACATCACCAGTGTCACCGTGGCCCCAGGTAGGGTCAACACCGAcatgcaggcggcggtgagAGCTTCGGGCAAAGATACCATGAACAAGGCTCAGTATGACACCTTCGTCGACGCGTTCGAACAGGGCCAATTGCTGGAGCCGGAGCAACCTGGGCACGTCATCGCCAAGTTTGTTGCAAACCCCAATGCCGGGCTTTCGGGGCGATGTCTCAA CTGGAATTCGCCCGAGCTGGAATCTTACCAGAGGTAG
- a CDS encoding uncharacterized protein (COG:E~EggNog:ENOG503NX11) yields the protein MSKRPASMSTTQPAVLSMATDVRDELASVTIGYASSSTETETPATRLLLCAGAWTRRILSSLFPLIRSSRPPPVHIKPLAGHSLVVRTPRFRLGDESHFRCFARSATRGLALELFARANGVIYVSGVNSSSTPSALLPTDAQPDGASLAKLKDLARRLIALPPGEKEEEEQEQELEVVREGLCFRPVTDRGVPYVRRLKDEQLGVKTRGGGEGGVFVAAGHGPWGISLSLRTGKVMAELMAGRETSADVSGLGI from the coding sequence ATGTCAAAGCGGCCGGCGTCCATGTCCACCACCCAGCCCGCGGTCCTCTCCATGGCGACCGACGtccgcgacgagctcgcaAGCGTCACCATCGGGTacgccagctcctccaccgaGACAGAGACGCCCGCCacgcgcctgctgctgtgtgCCGGCGCCTGGACGCGGCGTATTCTCTCGTCCTTGTTCCCCCTCATcaggtcgtcgcggccgccgcccgttcATATCAAGCCGCTGGCCGGCCACTCGCTGGTCGTGCGGACGCCCAGGTTCAggctcggcgacgagtcgCATTTTCGCTGTTTTGCACGCTCCGCGACGAGGGGTCTCGCGCTGGAGCTCTTTGCGCGGGCGAACGGTGTTATCTACGTGTCGGGCGTAAACTCATCGAGCACGCcatcggcgctgctgcccacggATGCGCAACCGGACGGGGCGTCGCTGGCAAAGTTGAAGGacttggcgcggcggcttatcgccctgccgcccggggagaaggaggaggaggagcaggagcaggagctggAGGTGGTGCGAGAGGGACTGTGCTTCCGCCCCGTCACGGACCGTGGAGTGCCGTATGTGAGACGGCTGAAGGACGAGCAGCTGGGTGTGAAGAcacgcgggggcggcgagggaggcgtcTTCGTGGCAGCAGGGCATGGGCCGTGGGGGATCTCCTTGTCGCTGAGGACGGGTAAAGTCATGGCGGAGTTGATGGCTGGAAGGGAGACGAGTGCAGACGTGAGCGGACTGGGTATCTGA
- the NCB2 gene encoding negative cofactor 2 transcription regulator complex subunit ncb2 (COG:K~EggNog:ENOG503P4GF): MSDHEFVGNDDLSLPKATVQKIVGEILPPQGGVAFAKEARDLLIECCVEFITLISSEANEISEKEAKKTIACDHITKALEQLGFSDYVPAVLEAAAEHKEVQKGREKKADKFANSGMSMEELARLQEEQFAQARQRHT, translated from the exons ATGTCGGATCACGAGTTTGTAG GCAACGATGACCTGTCTCTGCCCAAGG CAACGGTGCAGAAGATTGTCGGCGAGATCTTGCCTCCTcaaggcggcgtcgccttcgccaAAGAAGCCCGCGATCTCCTCATAGAATGCTGCGTCGAGTTCATCACGCTCATCTCGTCTGAGGCCAACGAGATTTCCGAaaaggaggccaagaagacaATTGCGTGCGACCACATCACCAAGGCTCTGGAGCAGCTCGGCTTCTCCGACTACGTGCCGGCCGTGCTCGAGGCTGCCGCGGAGCACAAGGAGGTTCAAAAG GGCCGCGAGAAGAAAGCCGACAAGTTTGCTAACAGCGGCATGTCGATGGAAGAGCTCGCTCGcctgcaggaggagcagtTTGCCCAGGCGAGGCAACGACACACGTGA